Proteins encoded in a region of the Halosimplex halophilum genome:
- a CDS encoding inositol monophosphatase family protein, giving the protein MEQAAVLHRDLEWDSADLKSPQQLVTKVDFEVEQRIKEHVSEQFSTHAFVGEEEGVVGNSDAVWYIDPIDGTTDFVYGLPHSSISLALVVDGTRKVGIVHHLQSDTTYAAVRGEGAYRDGDPISVSTETALDRSLFGIGFSRKDTGDRTLRSAFEYLLDETLGVRRYGSAALQLCYTADGTFEGFLHRNLSAWDVAAGTLIVEEAGGTVTDFDGNATEQTLLDGDIVATNGNLRGGTDFLNSS; this is encoded by the coding sequence GTGGAGCAGGCGGCTGTCCTCCATCGGGACCTAGAGTGGGACAGCGCCGACCTGAAATCCCCACAGCAGCTCGTGACCAAGGTCGACTTCGAGGTCGAGCAACGCATCAAGGAACACGTCTCGGAGCAGTTCTCGACGCACGCGTTCGTGGGCGAAGAGGAGGGGGTCGTCGGGAACTCCGACGCGGTCTGGTATATCGATCCCATCGACGGGACGACGGATTTCGTCTACGGGCTGCCCCACTCGTCGATCTCGCTCGCGCTTGTCGTCGACGGCACCCGGAAGGTCGGCATCGTCCACCACCTCCAGTCCGACACGACGTACGCGGCAGTGCGGGGGGAAGGCGCGTACCGTGACGGCGACCCGATCTCCGTTTCGACGGAGACGGCACTCGACCGGTCGCTGTTCGGCATCGGCTTCTCGCGGAAGGACACCGGTGACCGAACGCTCCGGTCCGCGTTCGAATACCTCCTCGACGAAACGCTGGGCGTGCGCCGGTACGGGTCGGCCGCGCTCCAGCTGTGTTACACGGCCGACGGGACCTTCGAGGGGTTCCTCCACCGAAATCTGAGCGCTTGGGATGTCGCAGCGGGGACGCTCATCGTCGAAGAGGCCGGCGGGACCGTCACCGACTTCGACGGGAACGCGACCGAACAGACGCTCCTGGACGGTGACATCGTTGCCACGAACGGGAACCTCCGCGGCGGGACCGACTTTCTGAATTCGTCGTGA
- the twy1 gene encoding 4-demethylwyosine synthase TYW1, with amino-acid sequence MSESDGPKQVSDPEYHSENHTAAQTCGWTANALRGEGRCYKYAFYGIESHRCIQMTPVVKCNERCVFCWRDHAGHAYELGDVEWDDPSAVADASLELQKKLLSGFGGNDEVPRERFEEAMEPRHVAISLDGEPSLYPYLPELIEEFRERDITTFLVSNGTKPEVLAECDPTQLYVSVDAPDRWTFDETVKAVEDDAWERLIDTLDVLAEKDETRTVLRTTLVDGNNMHHPEWYASMYQRADPDFIELKAYMHVGHSRGRLDRDSMPDHEDVRAFTEDVKEHMPEHDYMNEVPVSHVTLLSKTEDTWVPKLQKDSEFWERDPYADAGD; translated from the coding sequence ATGAGCGAATCGGACGGTCCAAAGCAGGTGTCGGACCCGGAGTACCACAGCGAGAATCACACAGCCGCCCAGACTTGTGGCTGGACGGCAAATGCCTTGCGCGGGGAAGGCCGCTGTTATAAATATGCGTTCTATGGGATAGAGTCTCACCGCTGTATTCAGATGACGCCGGTCGTCAAGTGCAACGAGCGCTGCGTGTTCTGCTGGCGGGATCACGCTGGTCATGCGTACGAGCTCGGAGATGTCGAGTGGGACGACCCGTCCGCGGTCGCCGACGCCTCCCTCGAACTCCAGAAGAAGCTGCTCTCGGGCTTCGGCGGCAACGACGAGGTCCCCCGCGAGCGCTTCGAGGAGGCGATGGAGCCTCGCCACGTCGCCATCTCGCTGGACGGCGAGCCCTCCCTCTATCCCTATCTCCCGGAACTCATCGAGGAGTTCCGCGAGCGCGACATCACCACGTTCCTCGTCTCCAACGGGACGAAACCCGAGGTGCTCGCGGAGTGTGATCCGACGCAGCTGTACGTCAGCGTCGACGCGCCAGACCGCTGGACGTTCGACGAGACCGTCAAAGCGGTGGAGGACGACGCCTGGGAGCGGCTGATCGACACGCTGGACGTGCTCGCCGAGAAAGACGAGACCCGAACTGTCCTCCGCACCACGCTCGTCGACGGCAACAACATGCACCACCCCGAGTGGTACGCGTCGATGTACCAGCGGGCCGACCCCGACTTCATCGAGCTGAAGGCGTACATGCACGTCGGCCACTCGCGGGGCCGCCTCGATCGGGATTCCATGCCCGACCACGAGGACGTGCGCGCGTTCACCGAGGACGTGAAAGAGCACATGCCCGAGCACGACTACATGAACGAGGTGCCCGTCTCCCACGTCACACTGCTGTCGAAGACCGAAGACACCTGGGTCCCCAAACTGCAGAAGGACAGCGAGTTCTGGGAACGGGACCCCTACGCCGACGCCGGCGACTGA
- a CDS encoding tyrosine-type recombinase/integrase — MAQGPVKKLRSERDRIERYGTDGTLPEETTKALLEWSAALHPEETAVQYVSPDGEATTFAIGTVETYLREMRKVAERAISNLLELDPKRFNAEIDAMHSGENPNVKSDGLAKRTLTVTQSAARTFVWYFDIADPEAIRIYNAPAESSHDESDVFTRDDIQALRAHVDGPRNRALLEMLLHTGQRISAIQGLRIKDIDTDNGWFSLNTDRGALKGADARGQRRPLLGAQQYLSERLDVHPLADDPDAYVFVGDPSHHYTNLDEPLCQGTIRRMLETTADLAGVDKPVNPHSFRHFWTTTMKQHYGLNDEELKMLLGHKREWNGLNRVYNHATDETVRENALRKLGEQDGRIAKPLTPDQCDNCDETLESHWTHCPVCGVAYGP; from the coding sequence ATGGCCCAAGGGCCCGTGAAGAAGCTACGCAGCGAGCGAGACCGGATCGAGCGCTACGGTACTGACGGCACGCTGCCCGAAGAAACGACGAAGGCACTACTTGAGTGGTCTGCAGCACTCCATCCGGAAGAGACGGCGGTGCAATACGTCTCACCGGACGGTGAGGCAACCACATTTGCCATCGGAACTGTCGAGACATATCTTCGAGAGATGCGAAAAGTGGCCGAACGTGCCATTTCAAATCTCCTGGAGCTCGATCCAAAGCGGTTCAATGCTGAAATAGACGCGATGCACAGCGGCGAGAATCCGAATGTGAAATCGGATGGTCTCGCAAAGCGCACTCTCACCGTAACACAGTCCGCGGCCAGAACATTCGTCTGGTACTTCGACATCGCAGACCCCGAGGCGATTCGAATATACAACGCCCCTGCAGAGTCGTCTCACGACGAGAGCGATGTCTTCACGAGAGACGATATCCAGGCTCTCAGGGCACACGTCGATGGGCCTCGAAACCGTGCCTTGCTCGAAATGCTGCTTCACACCGGACAGCGCATTAGCGCGATCCAGGGCCTGCGGATCAAGGATATCGACACGGACAACGGATGGTTCTCTCTCAATACTGACCGTGGCGCACTGAAAGGTGCGGATGCACGGGGCCAACGGCGTCCACTTCTGGGAGCGCAGCAGTACCTCTCCGAGCGGTTGGACGTTCATCCGCTCGCTGATGATCCCGATGCATACGTCTTCGTCGGCGACCCATCTCATCACTACACGAATCTCGACGAACCGCTGTGCCAGGGAACGATCCGGCGGATGCTCGAAACGACCGCTGATCTCGCGGGCGTCGACAAACCGGTGAATCCCCACAGCTTCCGGCACTTCTGGACGACAACGATGAAACAGCACTATGGGCTGAATGATGAAGAACTGAAGATGCTCCTTGGTCACAAGCGAGAATGGAACGGTCTCAACCGGGTCTACAATCACGCGACAGACGAGACGGTCCGGGAGAATGCGCTCCGAAAGCTCGGGGAGCAAGACGGCCGTATCGCGAAACCGCTTACACCCGACCAGTGCGATAACTGCGATGAAACACTCGAGTCCCATTGGACTCATTGCCCCGTCTGTGGGGTGGCATACGGACCGTAG
- a CDS encoding SIS domain-containing protein, with translation MIGQQSNGEIREGCTVVHELVTGSPELSSLVDGVDAAEEVVLLGCGSSFWTGVVGKHVLADAGVPARAEYASEFLFGNHQVDEGTLVVGLSQSGETTETVRALERAERLGAETTALTNTAGSALPELADRTYVTPAGRERAVMATKSVDAAVAALYLLADAVGDDGPALSGVGDRCRNALAPDLSGALSVLTGTDCLYTLGTGPFHGLAGEAATKFTEATRHHSTPLSTLEIGHGPLANCDGDAAVVFALDGEAAIYRHVLARLTDAGAETVAVCPAGAEYDATATVEVPRPVETVLPALKLVQRLAREGAVELGYDPDDPPALSKHVEVPAIDERTLP, from the coding sequence ATGATCGGACAGCAGTCGAACGGAGAGATCAGAGAGGGCTGTACAGTCGTCCACGAGTTAGTCACGGGTTCACCGGAGCTCTCGTCACTCGTCGACGGTGTCGACGCGGCCGAAGAGGTAGTTCTCCTCGGGTGCGGGTCGTCGTTCTGGACCGGGGTCGTCGGGAAACACGTCCTCGCCGATGCCGGCGTCCCGGCGCGGGCGGAGTACGCGTCGGAGTTTCTCTTCGGGAACCACCAGGTCGACGAGGGGACGTTGGTCGTCGGCCTTTCGCAGTCCGGGGAGACGACCGAAACGGTCCGGGCACTGGAGCGGGCCGAGCGACTAGGAGCGGAAACCACGGCGCTGACGAACACGGCGGGATCGGCGCTACCCGAACTCGCGGACCGGACGTACGTGACCCCCGCGGGCCGGGAGCGGGCAGTCATGGCGACGAAGTCGGTCGACGCGGCGGTCGCGGCGCTGTATCTTCTGGCGGACGCCGTCGGCGACGACGGGCCGGCGCTGTCGGGGGTCGGCGATCGGTGTCGCAACGCCCTGGCCCCGGACCTCTCCGGAGCGCTGTCCGTGCTGACGGGGACCGACTGCCTCTACACGCTCGGGACAGGGCCGTTCCACGGCCTCGCTGGGGAGGCAGCGACGAAGTTCACCGAGGCGACCCGCCACCACTCGACACCGCTGTCCACCCTGGAGATCGGTCACGGCCCGCTCGCGAACTGCGACGGCGACGCCGCGGTGGTGTTCGCCCTCGACGGCGAAGCTGCCATCTATCGACACGTCCTGGCGCGGCTCACCGATGCCGGCGCGGAGACGGTCGCGGTCTGTCCAGCAGGTGCCGAGTACGACGCGACGGCGACGGTCGAGGTCCCACGTCCGGTCGAGACCGTGTTGCCGGCGCTGAAACTCGTCCAGCGGCTCGCCCGCGAGGGCGCCGTCGAACTGGGATACGACCCCGACGACCCGCCGGCGCTGTCGAAACACGTCGAGGTGCCCGCGATCGATGAGCGGACGCTCCCGTGA
- a CDS encoding inositol monophosphatase family protein, which yields MVEPKNGVLWTGVRAARLAGDLLSEEFFDRGNPSTVETDDRDIDRWIEERVIAVINREFPDHNIVSEESNPEFAVQPRWIIDPLDGSINLRNGIPHFAISIAFQGAREPDVGIVYHVPSDTMYTAVEGEGAYANGRPLSTSDTADVSEAVVVTGFDPATMRASDFQQFQSLLAETGGVRRFGSAASELSMVAAGQFDAFFERMLSMWDTAAGTMIVEEAGGKVTRVDLVNDNNEMILASNEELHRDLIVLISSKAKSKQ from the coding sequence ATGGTCGAGCCGAAAAACGGGGTTCTGTGGACGGGCGTTCGGGCCGCGCGTCTGGCTGGCGACTTGCTGTCCGAGGAGTTCTTCGACCGGGGGAACCCGTCGACCGTCGAGACGGACGACCGGGATATCGACCGCTGGATCGAAGAGCGAGTCATCGCGGTCATCAACCGGGAGTTTCCCGACCACAACATCGTGTCCGAGGAGAGCAACCCGGAGTTCGCGGTCCAGCCGCGGTGGATCATCGACCCGCTCGACGGGTCGATCAACCTCAGGAACGGGATCCCCCACTTCGCCATCTCGATCGCGTTTCAGGGCGCCCGGGAGCCGGATGTCGGGATCGTCTATCACGTCCCCAGCGACACGATGTACACGGCGGTCGAGGGCGAAGGCGCCTACGCGAACGGCCGGCCGCTTTCCACGTCTGACACCGCCGACGTGTCCGAAGCGGTGGTCGTGACCGGGTTCGACCCGGCCACTATGCGTGCAAGTGACTTCCAGCAGTTCCAGTCCCTACTGGCCGAGACGGGCGGCGTGCGTCGGTTCGGGTCGGCGGCCAGCGAGCTCTCGATGGTCGCGGCCGGGCAGTTCGACGCCTTTTTCGAACGGATGCTCTCGATGTGGGACACGGCCGCCGGGACGATGATCGTCGAGGAAGCCGGCGGGAAGGTGACGAGGGTCGATCTCGTCAACGACAACAACGAAATGATACTCGCGTCGAACGAGGAGCTCCACCGGGACCTCATCGTCCTCATCTCCTCGAAGGCGAAATCGAAGCAGTGA
- a CDS encoding endonuclease/exonuclease/phosphatase family protein, translated as MTDSTETTVTRRTALKAGAGALGGGAIGIAGSNGTVRAASESCQFLWVNSWLTDGIEGVLGLPSDVAAKPAYQQRAEELGTRLGEDGYDIVGLAEVFNDEQDTVADNYIAAAGSGESVPGPEADGGEKGAGLLDLVSGASVTDQATLEYAAEPSDNLTYVDAHVGKGVNYAEVDLGPGKIDLFSTHLVTGSLLPWADSGDEDIPALREDQVDELGDFISEQASDENVTVVAGDFNIEPTEDAFDAVADLKSTVGLYDAWETHGTGHGGTQDSAIFNGCDFQPSEAPPAYCPNDDAGDRIDYVFIEEATSAHAMSLTIDDIRRRVFWRELAPPEQFYVDDDETEPNYLTDHVGLDLSLSVAAD; from the coding sequence ATGACAGACAGCACTGAAACGACGGTTACCAGGCGAACAGCTCTGAAAGCGGGAGCCGGCGCCCTCGGCGGCGGCGCCATCGGGATCGCGGGATCGAACGGGACCGTCCGGGCGGCCTCGGAGTCGTGTCAGTTTCTGTGGGTGAACTCGTGGCTGACCGACGGGATCGAAGGCGTCCTCGGGCTCCCCTCCGACGTGGCCGCGAAACCGGCGTACCAACAGCGGGCGGAAGAACTCGGGACGCGCCTCGGCGAGGACGGGTACGACATCGTCGGCCTGGCCGAGGTGTTCAACGACGAGCAGGACACCGTCGCGGACAACTACATCGCCGCCGCGGGCTCCGGGGAGTCCGTTCCGGGACCGGAAGCGGACGGCGGTGAGAAGGGCGCCGGCCTCCTGGACCTCGTCTCCGGGGCGAGCGTGACCGACCAGGCGACCCTCGAGTACGCGGCGGAGCCGTCGGACAACCTGACGTACGTCGACGCCCACGTCGGTAAGGGCGTGAACTACGCCGAGGTGGACCTCGGACCGGGGAAGATCGACCTGTTCTCGACACACCTCGTCACCGGGTCGCTGCTCCCCTGGGCCGACAGCGGTGACGAGGACATCCCGGCCCTGCGGGAGGACCAGGTCGACGAGCTTGGCGACTTCATCTCCGAGCAGGCCAGCGACGAGAACGTGACTGTCGTGGCCGGGGACTTCAACATCGAGCCGACCGAGGACGCGTTCGACGCGGTCGCGGACCTCAAGTCGACGGTCGGCCTCTACGACGCCTGGGAAACCCACGGGACCGGACACGGCGGCACCCAGGACAGCGCCATCTTCAACGGCTGTGACTTCCAGCCCAGCGAGGCGCCGCCGGCGTACTGCCCGAACGACGACGCCGGCGATCGGATCGACTACGTCTTCATCGAGGAGGCGACGTCCGCACACGCGATGTCGCTGACCATCGACGACATCCGACGGCGCGTCTTCTGGCGGGAGCTGGCCCCGCCGGAGCAGTTCTACGTCGACGACGACGAGACCGAACCGAACTACCTGACGGACCACGTCGGTCTCGACCTCTCGCTGAGCGTCGCCGCCGACTGA
- a CDS encoding BNR-4 repeat-containing protein has protein sequence MGSEPDSPGTSASSARITCKTITDEAGRKAAHDKQNPQGVYRAERDTTYVVFRGDDADPFATEYDHAAGDFGPLTRIGRNPIPDDDTHGAPALTVDDDGYLHVFYGVHNDPISYARSACPYETTEWEVRGDPVDREADEVLASPGWDTDRALLSVPGGTYTFPLTYQNNIYLLFRTGTEPNAHGVDPEQDGDRTTYPSHEFATILRSTDRGETWEDLGPVIDTRGARDRPETDAYVEDFDERDGKLHITWTVATGDAGSQPPRGHDGPRKGGFHVYYDVSGDELYDLAGNRYTTPITWEDHNRGAVRIANDEHVTESGWVYKHLLADSEVYVVFQSQSNIGNSIDDPQHVIATYDDGWQFEPIPGGKTASSHGHIRISDAGDLEAHLVERNTERGDGANYTRFVRRDGSWEHTRVIENEAIEGINTVRDGTDEFAAIANECSGENDEFSERLWGVGSFET, from the coding sequence ATGGGATCCGAGCCAGACTCCCCTGGAACCAGCGCCAGCAGTGCGCGGATAACGTGCAAAACGATCACCGATGAAGCCGGCCGCAAGGCCGCTCACGACAAGCAGAACCCACAGGGCGTCTACAGAGCCGAACGGGACACGACCTACGTCGTGTTCCGCGGCGACGACGCCGACCCGTTCGCGACCGAGTACGACCACGCGGCCGGCGATTTCGGGCCGCTGACGCGGATCGGCCGGAACCCGATCCCCGACGACGACACGCACGGCGCTCCCGCCCTGACCGTCGACGACGACGGCTACCTCCACGTCTTCTACGGCGTCCACAACGACCCCATCTCGTACGCGAGAAGCGCCTGCCCCTACGAGACGACCGAGTGGGAGGTGCGCGGCGACCCGGTCGACCGCGAGGCCGACGAGGTGCTCGCCTCGCCTGGGTGGGACACGGACCGGGCCCTCCTCTCCGTCCCCGGTGGCACGTACACGTTTCCCCTTACCTATCAGAACAATATATATCTTCTATTCCGAACAGGAACCGAGCCAAACGCCCACGGAGTGGACCCGGAACAGGACGGGGACCGAACAACCTACCCCTCCCACGAGTTCGCGACGATACTCAGGAGCACCGACCGCGGAGAGACCTGGGAGGACCTCGGCCCGGTCATCGACACGCGCGGGGCGCGCGATCGCCCGGAAACAGACGCGTACGTCGAAGACTTCGACGAGCGAGACGGGAAGCTCCACATCACCTGGACGGTCGCGACCGGCGATGCCGGATCGCAACCCCCTCGCGGACACGACGGGCCACGAAAAGGCGGGTTCCACGTCTACTACGACGTATCCGGCGACGAACTGTACGATCTAGCGGGGAACAGGTACACGACACCGATCACGTGGGAAGACCACAACCGCGGTGCCGTTCGCATCGCGAACGACGAACACGTCACTGAAAGCGGGTGGGTGTACAAGCACCTACTCGCGGATAGCGAAGTATACGTAGTCTTTCAGTCACAGAGTAACATCGGAAATTCGATAGACGATCCACAGCACGTGATCGCCACCTACGACGACGGCTGGCAGTTCGAACCGATCCCGGGCGGGAAGACTGCGAGCAGTCACGGCCACATTCGGATCAGCGACGCCGGGGACCTGGAGGCACACCTCGTCGAACGGAACACCGAGCGGGGCGACGGGGCGAACTACACGCGTTTCGTCCGTCGCGACGGCTCCTGGGAGCATACGCGCGTCATCGAGAACGAGGCCATCGAGGGCATCAACACGGTCCGCGACGGGACCGACGAGTTCGCCGCCATCGCGAACGAGTGCTCGGGCGAGAACGACGAGTTCTCCGAGCGACTGTGGGGCGTGGGAAGCTTCGAGACCTGA
- the nagA gene encoding N-acetylglucosamine-6-phosphate deacetylase: MNGTVDVHVGTILSPADRYRDAVLSVVDGEIVDIGPPEGASPDLSFPDGTAIPGLVDAHTHGYGGHSVTSGDPADILGMAESVTAHGVTAVAPTTMSATRGRLLEVAGAFADAKAATSEGAALTGLHLEGPYFADSRQSGAQDPSTFRTPDTDELDKLVERSDGGVARITMAPEVDGALKFVREARRRGIAVSVGHTDADYERVRAAFDSGVAAVTHLYNGMAQFHHRDPGPVGAALVTDGVSVELIADGVHLHPAALELAIRAKGVESVVLVSDSAPCGGCPDGEYDCAGHRVLVSDDACRTVDGGDLVGSAVTLDEAIRTLVGELGVDLADAVRMAATNPARELSLDDRGRLTEGYRGDITVLDRDLRVVATVVAGTVRYRR; the protein is encoded by the coding sequence GTGAACGGGACTGTCGACGTACACGTCGGCACCATCCTCTCGCCGGCGGACCGCTATCGGGACGCCGTACTCAGCGTCGTCGACGGCGAGATCGTCGATATCGGACCGCCGGAGGGAGCCTCCCCCGACCTGTCGTTCCCGGACGGAACCGCGATCCCTGGCCTGGTCGACGCGCACACACACGGCTACGGCGGGCACAGCGTGACATCGGGCGACCCCGCCGATATCCTCGGAATGGCCGAATCCGTGACGGCACACGGCGTGACGGCCGTGGCCCCCACAACGATGTCGGCGACCCGCGGGCGCCTCCTGGAGGTCGCGGGGGCGTTCGCCGACGCGAAGGCGGCGACATCCGAGGGGGCGGCCCTGACCGGGCTCCACCTCGAGGGCCCCTACTTCGCCGACAGCAGACAGAGCGGGGCGCAGGATCCGAGCACGTTTCGCACGCCAGATACCGACGAACTCGACAAACTCGTCGAGCGATCCGACGGTGGCGTCGCCAGGATCACGATGGCGCCGGAGGTCGACGGCGCTCTCAAGTTCGTCCGGGAAGCGAGACGGCGAGGGATCGCCGTCTCCGTCGGGCACACGGACGCGGACTACGAGCGCGTCCGGGCGGCGTTCGACAGCGGCGTCGCCGCCGTGACGCATCTGTACAACGGCATGGCTCAGTTCCACCATCGCGATCCCGGTCCCGTCGGCGCCGCACTGGTCACCGACGGCGTCTCTGTCGAGCTGATCGCGGACGGGGTCCACCTCCATCCGGCCGCCCTGGAGCTCGCGATCCGCGCCAAGGGCGTCGAATCGGTCGTCCTCGTCTCAGACTCCGCTCCCTGTGGCGGCTGCCCGGACGGCGAATACGACTGCGCCGGACATCGCGTTCTCGTCAGCGACGACGCGTGCCGGACCGTCGACGGTGGGGATCTTGTCGGCAGCGCGGTCACACTAGACGAAGCGATCAGGACGCTCGTCGGTGAGCTCGGCGTCGATCTCGCCGACGCAGTGCGAATGGCGGCGACGAACCCGGCCCGGGAGCTATCGCTCGACGATCGCGGCCGGCTAACGGAAGGGTACCGCGGAGACATCACCGTTCTCGACCGGGACCTCCGTGTGGTGGCGACGGTCGTCGCCGGGACGGTCCGCTACCGTCGGTGA
- a CDS encoding Gfo/Idh/MocA family protein → MDRTGFAVVGAQNFAAEYISRVRSLRDEGLRLTGVVVADGKGEAERARELRSEGFRIYDSYEELLRTGHDHVDVIGLPVSIPAHADLSIAGMTHGYDILLEKPPAPTIDELDAIRRTADRTGNFCSIGFQHLHAPSIRRLKRTILDGSLGELESIACKGCWPRADAYYERNPWAGQLLHEGDVVLDGPVNNAFAHFLQNMLFLAGDGVHETASLTEITAERYRANPAIRAADIACVHATTERDVEIGLYVTHASAERHDPSIQITGTDGTAEWHYDGTATVRTADGNRFEFDDEGVDLGKEVFRTAARYEQGLRDELYCTPDNTREFVVAVDGSFESSGSVVSLPDDAVHTETTDGGAVNHVADGIVDLLSDAFAERALPSEIGVPWAESRSPVDLIEYSRFTPFA, encoded by the coding sequence ATGGACCGAACCGGTTTTGCGGTCGTCGGCGCACAGAACTTCGCCGCGGAGTACATCTCGCGCGTTCGCTCGCTCCGAGACGAAGGCCTTCGGCTGACGGGTGTCGTCGTGGCCGACGGGAAAGGCGAAGCCGAGCGCGCCCGGGAGCTCAGGTCCGAGGGGTTCCGGATCTACGACTCCTACGAGGAGTTGCTCCGCACCGGACACGACCACGTGGACGTGATCGGGCTCCCCGTCTCGATACCCGCGCACGCGGATCTCAGCATCGCCGGAATGACTCACGGATACGACATCCTGCTGGAGAAACCGCCGGCTCCCACCATCGACGAACTCGACGCGATCCGCCGGACCGCCGACCGGACCGGTAACTTCTGTTCGATCGGGTTCCAGCACCTCCACGCCCCGTCGATCCGACGACTGAAGCGGACGATCCTCGACGGGAGCCTGGGGGAACTGGAATCCATCGCCTGCAAGGGCTGCTGGCCGCGGGCCGACGCGTACTACGAGCGAAACCCCTGGGCCGGGCAACTCCTGCATGAGGGCGACGTGGTGCTGGACGGCCCCGTCAACAACGCCTTCGCGCACTTCCTGCAGAACATGCTGTTCCTCGCGGGCGACGGGGTCCACGAGACCGCTTCGCTGACCGAGATCACCGCCGAGCGATACCGCGCGAACCCGGCGATCCGGGCTGCCGACATCGCGTGTGTCCACGCGACGACGGAGCGCGACGTCGAGATTGGCCTGTACGTCACCCACGCATCGGCCGAGCGACACGATCCCAGCATACAGATCACCGGTACCGACGGGACCGCGGAGTGGCACTACGATGGGACGGCGACGGTCCGGACGGCCGACGGTAACCGGTTCGAGTTCGACGACGAGGGGGTTGACCTCGGGAAGGAGGTCTTCCGGACGGCCGCCCGATACGAGCAGGGTCTGAGAGACGAGCTGTACTGCACGCCGGACAACACCCGGGAGTTCGTCGTCGCCGTCGACGGCTCCTTCGAGTCGTCGGGGTCCGTCGTCTCCCTCCCGGACGACGCGGTCCACACGGAGACCACGGACGGCGGCGCCGTCAATCACGTCGCCGACGGGATCGTCGACCTCCTGAGCGACGCGTTCGCCGAGCGAGCGCTCCCCTCCGAGATCGGCGTACCGTGGGCAGAGTCGCGGTCACCCGTCGACCTGATCGAGTACTCCCGGTTCACCCCGTTCGCCTGA
- a CDS encoding CPBP family intramembrane glutamic endopeptidase, with product MTDVGPLTTATLKELEQRDTASSYEMIRRVARLFFFVLFEELIFRGLPFYVSTHYFGYTLVCMVLATLLWAQLHVSVGRSRTLLPYLPSGFFYMYLWLNGLGLLAIGFHALNNLVAVNIPTLRRLYRTVNPNLFTPGEEHFVTVRSSSSTNPRRCTAETGDGRWVVVTDVRPETVCRVRIVKGGNPGYGYPLAVAETTDWTEIEW from the coding sequence TTGACGGACGTTGGGCCACTCACAACGGCTACGCTCAAAGAATTGGAACAGCGAGATACGGCTAGCAGCTACGAGATGATTCGCCGGGTCGCCAGACTATTCTTTTTTGTCCTCTTCGAGGAGTTGATCTTTCGGGGTCTGCCCTTCTACGTGTCCACTCACTATTTCGGGTATACGCTCGTCTGTATGGTCCTCGCGACGCTGCTGTGGGCACAGCTGCACGTGTCTGTTGGTCGATCCCGAACACTGCTTCCCTACCTCCCCAGCGGCTTCTTTTACATGTACCTCTGGTTGAACGGATTGGGATTGCTCGCTATCGGATTTCACGCCCTGAACAACCTCGTGGCAGTGAATATCCCAACGCTCCGTCGGCTCTATCGAACGGTGAATCCGAACCTGTTCACACCCGGAGAAGAACACTTCGTGACCGTGAGATCTTCCTCCTCAACGAATCCTCGGAGATGCACCGCAGAGACGGGGGATGGGAGATGGGTAGTGGTTACCGACGTACGTCCTGAAACGGTTTGCCGTGTCCGCATCGTCAAAGGAGGCAATCCAGGATATGGATATCCGCTTGCCGTTGCCGAGACGACTGACTGGACGGAGATTGAATGGTAG
- a CDS encoding winged helix-turn-helix domain-containing protein, with product MPAEEWDDINEHVEEEWKAETTPFERVYEIIEQTHEGQSAAELAERALVSEPTARRHCKSLVNTGFAETEQDGQTTLYKRNSDRVLMTRIRELREEADREELLEGIERMKTEIRGYEDDYGVLSPEELARELDPDDTEGWDDLTAWKTTRQNLAIAQAALAYDEANHQLVA from the coding sequence ATGCCTGCTGAAGAATGGGACGACATCAACGAACACGTAGAGGAGGAGTGGAAGGCTGAGACGACGCCGTTCGAGCGGGTGTATGAAATCATCGAGCAAACACACGAGGGACAATCAGCAGCGGAGCTCGCCGAGCGAGCGCTCGTTAGCGAGCCAACCGCCCGGCGCCACTGTAAATCCCTCGTGAACACGGGTTTTGCCGAAACCGAGCAGGACGGCCAGACGACACTCTACAAACGCAATTCGGATCGCGTGCTCATGACTCGGATTCGCGAGCTCAGAGAGGAAGCCGATCGCGAGGAACTCCTCGAGGGGATCGAACGGATGAAAACCGAGATCCGTGGCTATGAGGATGACTACGGTGTTCTTTCACCTGAAGAACTCGCTCGAGAACTCGACCCCGACGATACTGAAGGCTGGGACGACCTGACTGCCTGGAAGACGACACGGCAGAACCTCGCGATCGCCCAGGCCGCACTCGCGTACGACGAAGCCAACCACCAGCTCGTTGCATGA